A window from Triplophysa dalaica isolate WHDGS20190420 chromosome 3, ASM1584641v1, whole genome shotgun sequence encodes these proteins:
- the angptl1b gene encoding angiopoietin-related protein 1b: MMMRRATMSPRTWIFCALVCVLTCDRSTNAYRETRRRRVSEDDWEAAPKKCSYTFLVPEQKITGPICASQGPSLPDKERVTQMDITDVRELLTRQRGEIDTLRLVVDVDGNMVNEMKLLHKESRNMNSRVTQLYMQLLHEIIRKRDNSLEIAILEGRILNATAESLRLSAHYRQLEARFSALAALVNNQSVLIGALEERCMQVYGNHRREPLPPPLVQVVPENIPVYVPRFSNEIQRAHSWALPGDRSSMTAPTESTLEPQLPSQGNFTLEGPFRDCLQAMLAGHATSGIYLLKPDGSETPVQAWCEHDVDRGGWTVIQRRKDGSVNFFRNWDSYKKGFGNVEGEHWLGLESIYNLGRQEDYKLLLELEDWMNKKVYAAYSSFHLEPESQSYRLRLGTYQGNAGDSLASHNGKQFTTLDHDRDAFSGNCAHFHKGGWWYNACGQSNLNGVWYSGGVYRSKFQDGIFWADYGGGFYSMKSVRMMIRPID, from the exons atgatgatgagaagaGCCACTATGAGTCCTCGGACCTGGATCTTTTGTGCACTTGTCTGTGTCCTCACATGTGACCGAAGCACAAATGCGTACAGAGAGACCCGAAGACGGAGGGTTTCAGAGGACGACTGGGAAGCGGCACCTAAAAAATGCTCGTACACTTTCTTGGTCCCAGAGCAGAAGATAACAGGACCCATCTGTGCCAGCCAGGGACCCTCTCTCCCAGACAAAGAGCGTGTTACGCAGATGGACATCACTGACGTCCGGGAGCTCCTGACCAGACAGAGGGGTGAAATAGACACGCTCCGGTTAGTTGTGGACGTGGACGGAAACATGGTCAATGAAATGAAACTTCTGCACAAAGAGTCACGCAACATGAACTCCCGTGTTACCCAACTGTACATGCAGTTATTGCATGAAATCATTCGCAAGCGTGATAATTCATTAGAGATTGCGATCCTGGAGGGCCGAATCCTCAACGCCACGGCCGAATCTTTGCGACTTTCTGCCCACTACAGACAGTTGGAAGCACGCTTCTCTGCGCTGGCTGCTTTGGTCAATAACCAGTCAGTGCTGATCGGTGCTTTGGAGGAGAGATGCATGCAGGTTTATGGAAATCACAGACGAGAGCCACTGCCTCCACCTCTTGTACAGGTAGTCCCGGAGAATATCCCCGTCTATGTGCCCCGTTTTTCCAATGAGATTCAGAGGGCTCACAGTTGGGCCTTGCCAGGAGACAGAAGTTCCATGACAGCACCTACAGAAAGCACCCTTGAGCCACAGCTTCCGTCACAGGGCAACTTCACCTTGGAGG GTCCCTTTCGGGACTGTTTGCAGGCGATGCTGGCAGGACATGCCACGAGTGGCATATATCTTCTGAAGCCTGATGGAAGTGAGACGCCCGTACAGGCCTGGTGTGAGCATGATGTGGACAGAGGAGGCTGGACTGTAATCCAGAGGAGGAAAGATGGATCGGTCAATTTCTTCAGAAACTGGGATAGCTATAAG AAGGGCTTTGGTAATGTGGAAGGTGAACACTGGCTGGGTCTGGAAAGCATTTACAACCTGGGCAGACAGGAAGACTACAAGTTACTGCTGGAACTGGAGGACTGGATGAATAAGAAGGTTTACGCGGCATATAGCAGCTTTCACCTGGAGCCAGAGAGCCAATCCTACCGCCTGCGTTTGGGTACCTACCAGGGCAATGCTGGAGACTCCTTAGCCAGTCACAACGGCAAACAGTTCACCACGCTGGACCACGACAGAGACGCTTTTTCAG GTAACTGCGCTCATTTCCACAAGGGTGGCTGGTGGTACAACGCCTGCGGTCAAAGCAATCTGAATGGCGTGTGGTACTCCGGGGGAGTTTATCGCAGCAAGTTTCAGGATGGCATATTTTGGGCCGATTACGGGGGTGGTTTTTACTCAATGAAGTCTGTGCGTATGATGATCAGGCCAATTGACTGA